One stretch of Bacteroidales bacterium DNA includes these proteins:
- the gldF gene encoding gliding motility-associated ABC transporter permease subunit GldF, with amino-acid sequence MIILLKKEINEFFSTITGYIVVLVFLLAVGLFMWVFPGQHNVLDSGYASLDTLFTLAPWIFLFLVPAVTMRMVAEEKKSGTMELLMTRPISDLQIVVSKYLAALILVVIALIPTLIYFYSVYQLGNPVGNVDIAGTVGSYIGLFFLAAIYVSIGIFASSLTSNQIIAFIIAVLISFFFYMGFDFLSEMWIFGGIDTFIVDLGINAHYKSMSRGVIDTRDVVYFLSVIVVFIFLTKTIIQNRK; translated from the coding sequence ATGATCATACTCCTTAAAAAAGAGATCAACGAATTTTTTAGCACAATTACCGGTTATATAGTGGTTCTGGTATTTTTGCTGGCGGTGGGATTGTTTATGTGGGTGTTTCCCGGTCAGCACAATGTGCTGGACAGCGGCTATGCCTCATTGGATACGCTTTTCACACTTGCTCCCTGGATTTTCCTGTTTTTGGTTCCGGCGGTTACCATGCGGATGGTTGCTGAGGAGAAAAAATCGGGCACTATGGAGCTTTTAATGACCCGTCCTATATCAGATCTGCAGATTGTAGTTTCCAAATATCTGGCAGCTTTGATTCTGGTAGTAATAGCGCTGATACCGACACTGATCTATTTTTACAGTGTCTATCAGTTGGGTAATCCTGTTGGTAACGTAGATATAGCGGGAACAGTGGGTTCATATATCGGCCTGTTTTTCCTGGCCGCTATTTATGTGTCTATAGGGATTTTTGCTTCTTCTTTGACCAGCAATCAGATTATTGCCTTCATCATTGCCGTGCTGATTTCTTTCTTTTTTTATATGGGATTTGATTTTTTAAGCGAAATGTGGATATTCGGTGGAATCGATACCTTTATAGTTGATCTGGGCATTAATGCACATTATAAATCAATGAGCAGGGGTGTGATTGATACCCGTGATGTTGTATATTTTCTTAGTGTCATCGTGGTTTTTATTTTTCTAACAAAAACCATCATTCAAAATCGTAAATAA
- a CDS encoding acyloxyacyl hydrolase, with protein MMGKQTILLLFIFFAGTTCAQEKKQDKELPFDQTEISYNSGMIMPHVPAIDFITNEYISSFNLNLIKKKDGKKLWENLYHQPALGVGYYHGSLGNREVYGNAHSVYAFFEAPIWNIRNQLELNYRMSTGLSYISKTFDIYNNIYNIAIGSHLNLHFNLFLNALINITEDYKLISGIGFTHFSNGKIKSPNKGLNVINGSLGIRYFFSQPEPLKKDFTQPEIPDKNHFSVIWSHGLKDYNRFNKAVYYISSLNMSYERQYAHFAKAGTGLDVFYNSALRNFREEPVRTGITSSDLYRLGMHISHDFIVGDFSLTIQLGHYFYNKAFYITDIYNRIGLRYYSDDRIILNLSLKSHNANAEFIEFGIGYLW; from the coding sequence ATGATGGGTAAACAAACAATTCTTCTGTTATTTATTTTTTTTGCAGGTACCACCTGTGCTCAGGAAAAAAAACAGGATAAAGAGCTTCCGTTTGATCAAACAGAAATCTCTTACAATTCAGGTATGATCATGCCTCACGTTCCCGCAATCGACTTTATAACAAATGAATACATTTCCTCATTCAACCTGAATCTTATAAAAAAGAAAGATGGAAAAAAGCTTTGGGAAAATCTTTATCATCAACCGGCCCTGGGTGTCGGATATTATCATGGTTCTCTGGGCAACCGGGAAGTATATGGCAATGCCCATTCGGTGTATGCTTTTTTTGAAGCACCTATATGGAACATCCGCAATCAACTTGAGCTGAACTACAGAATGTCCACCGGGTTATCCTACATTTCAAAAACATTCGATATCTACAATAATATATATAATATTGCCATCGGTTCACACCTGAACCTTCATTTCAACCTCTTTCTGAATGCATTGATAAACATAACCGAAGATTACAAGCTCATATCAGGCATTGGCTTCACCCATTTTTCTAACGGGAAGATCAAATCTCCCAACAAAGGGCTGAATGTTATCAATGGTTCCCTTGGTATCAGGTATTTTTTCAGCCAACCTGAACCTTTAAAAAAAGATTTCACCCAACCTGAAATCCCTGACAAAAATCATTTTTCGGTAATCTGGTCCCATGGTTTAAAAGATTATAACCGATTTAATAAGGCTGTATATTATATCTCCTCTCTCAATATGAGTTACGAACGTCAGTATGCACATTTTGCCAAAGCAGGTACGGGGCTGGATGTTTTTTACAACAGTGCGCTGAGAAATTTCAGGGAAGAACCTGTTAGAACCGGAATAACAAGCAGCGACCTATACAGGCTCGGGATGCATATTTCCCATGACTTCATCGTGGGAGATTTCTCCCTGACCATACAACTGGGGCACTACTTTTACAATAAGGCATTCTATATTACTGATATATACAACAGAATAGGGCTTAGATATTATAGCGATGACCGGATCATACTGAATCTGTCCCTCAAATCCCATAATGCAAATGCAGAATTTATTGAATTCGGAATCGGTTATCTTTGGTAA
- a CDS encoding DUF2807 domain-containing protein, whose translation MQNLLNSESVIFGKMKHIIKYLPVYFSLISIFTGGCEKVNELYTEDREIVKEVPLEPYNYVRIWSISDIRLVEDTVCKAVLKGQRSVVNNISFKQEDKRIFVRGKGTNQWYRGTERPVIAFHFTNLEYFRIEEPAQLWSEDTIHSENLKIIVANGLSEVDLILDTESFYFENWTTNTGKYKFSGKCNNSHIKLYGSGRLQAKNLITAHAVIEQHSIANGYLSVQDTLEVYTKSKGNIYYTGDPKKIIFERDASGRLIRME comes from the coding sequence ATGCAGAATTTATTGAATTCGGAATCGGTTATCTTTGGTAAAATGAAGCACATCATAAAATACCTGCCAGTTTATTTTTCCCTGATAAGCATCTTTACAGGGGGATGCGAAAAGGTAAATGAATTATACACCGAGGATCGGGAAATTGTGAAAGAAGTGCCCCTGGAACCTTATAATTATGTCAGGATATGGAGTATATCTGACATCCGCCTGGTGGAAGATACAGTGTGTAAGGCAGTATTAAAAGGACAAAGAAGCGTTGTCAACAACATATCTTTTAAACAGGAAGACAAGAGAATTTTTGTTCGCGGGAAAGGCACAAATCAATGGTACCGCGGAACAGAGAGACCGGTTATAGCATTTCACTTTACCAACCTGGAATATTTCCGTATTGAGGAACCCGCGCAGCTATGGTCAGAAGATACCATTCATTCGGAAAATCTAAAGATCATTGTAGCCAATGGGCTTTCCGAAGTGGACCTGATACTGGATACCGAGTCCTTTTATTTTGAAAACTGGACCACCAACACCGGAAAGTATAAGTTTTCAGGAAAATGCAACAACAGTCACATAAAGCTATACGGTTCGGGGAGGCTTCAGGCAAAAAACCTTATAACCGCTCATGCGGTTATTGAACAACATTCCATTGCCAATGGTTACTTATCTGTACAGGATACGCTGGAGGTATATACAAAAAGCAAAGGAAACATCTATTATACAGGCGATCCGAAAAAAATTATATTTGAACGGGATGCCTCCGGCAGGCTGATCAGAATGGAATAA
- a CDS encoding metallophosphoesterase: MFFIIVTIIYFLPLIYVFFRIKHHFIPRNRLTLYTLGFLVLVLLFPLTNFFLEDQFSALSKHIITFGSYTAVFFLYFLIAIILFDIFLLLNKWLKMVPNPLFKSVRQKAKGLWIVVMLPILVIIGGIIHFNNIQTSHYQIEIPRRSSQPDHMKIAFIADFHLNPRTNLNYVERVKEKINTIQPDLMLFGGDILEGDGDEDKLEKFEELLSQIHAKYGSYGVIGNHEIYGGNDTEPFFERAGIELLKDSVVVINNSVNLIGRLDQHIDDRKSPETLLSQGRDSLPVIMLDHRPTRIPEISKTRVDLQFSGHTHNGQLFPFNLITQSIYLLSWGHEKINNTHFFVTSGIRLWGPPVRTTGVSEIVVIDIKFR, encoded by the coding sequence ATGTTTTTTATTATTGTTACAATTATATACTTTCTTCCACTAATTTACGTGTTTTTCCGTATCAAGCACCATTTTATTCCCAGAAACCGGCTGACCTTATATACTTTGGGTTTTCTGGTGCTGGTTCTCCTATTTCCCCTGACCAATTTTTTCCTTGAGGATCAGTTCAGCGCACTATCAAAACATATCATCACTTTTGGCTCCTATACAGCGGTTTTCTTCTTATACTTCCTGATTGCAATCATTCTTTTTGACATTTTCCTTCTTCTCAACAAATGGTTAAAAATGGTGCCCAACCCCTTATTCAAATCCGTCAGGCAAAAAGCGAAAGGACTTTGGATTGTTGTAATGCTTCCGATCCTGGTGATTATCGGCGGGATCATTCACTTTAATAACATACAGACCTCTCATTATCAAATCGAGATTCCACGTCGATCTTCACAACCCGACCATATGAAAATTGCCTTTATCGCCGATTTCCACCTCAATCCAAGAACCAACCTGAATTACGTGGAACGCGTAAAAGAAAAAATCAACACCATACAACCCGACCTGATGTTGTTCGGCGGCGACATTCTGGAAGGCGACGGCGATGAGGACAAACTGGAGAAATTTGAAGAACTGTTGAGTCAGATTCATGCAAAATATGGAAGTTATGGGGTCATCGGAAACCATGAAATTTATGGAGGCAACGACACGGAACCCTTTTTTGAACGGGCCGGAATAGAATTATTAAAAGATAGCGTTGTTGTCATCAACAACTCCGTGAATCTGATCGGCAGATTGGATCAGCATATAGACGACAGAAAATCACCTGAAACACTCCTGAGTCAGGGCAGGGATTCCCTTCCGGTCATCATGCTGGATCACAGACCCACAAGGATCCCGGAAATCAGCAAAACGAGGGTAGATCTCCAGTTTTCCGGACATACCCACAACGGCCAGCTTTTCCCTTTCAACCTGATTACCCAAAGCATCTATCTCCTAAGCTGGGGGCATGAGAAAATAAACAATACCCATTTCTTTGTTACAAGCGGCATACGGCTCTGGGGCCCTCCGGTCAGGACGACAGGTGTATCGGAAATTGTGGTGATCGACATTAAATTCCGGTAA